Genomic segment of Saprospira sp. CCB-QB6:
TGCCCAAAGCCCTCCTCTTTTTGGAGGTCCAAAATGCTTTGCCGCAGCGTAATCCCAATCAGCTCGCAAACTGTAGCCAGCTTATCTTCTGTACTCGCTTCAAATTCGGCCAAACTGCGGAGCTGTGGCCCCTGCACCCAAGCATTGGAAAGGGATTTTGGGTAAGTTTGCTGATAAAATGGATCGGAGAGCAGGGTGGCCAATAATTCTTCTTGGACTTCTCCTTGGGCGGCCCATTGGCCCCCTTCATCATAGGCAGCGCCCTTTTCTTGGGCCAAAAAGTTGAGTAGCTGGTTGGCAGGCGCAAAATCAAAGGCGCGCCAGTTTTGGCCCGCTCTAGCCGATAAATTGGCAATGCCGCCCAAGTTGAGGTAGTAATCGTAACCTGGAAATAGGTAGGCGTCGGCTATGGGGGCCAAGGGGGCGCCCTCGCCAGACAAACTGAGGTCTTGGCTCCTAAAATCACTAATTACTGGCCGTCCCGTCAGGGCGGCTAAGGCACTGCCCCGCCCAATTTGTGCCCCAAAACGCTTGTCGGGTTCATGAAAAACGGTATGTCCATGCGAGGCAATGAAGTCGAGTTGCCGAATTTCGTTTTGGGCCAAGAACTGCTGTACTAATTCGGCCATATAGAAGCCAAAATATTGGTCGGTTTTGGCATAGGTCAAGGCGGATTGCTGGGGTAAAGCCCGCAAACGCCCCTCCCAGGTTTCGGAATAGGGGAGACTTTGGGCGGTAAGCAACTCCCAGCTTTTTAGGCCATTGGGGCCCCATTGCATACGGCAGTAGGCGAGGTCTAGCCCATCTAGGGAGGAGCCTGACATCAGGCCAAGGATATAGTAGTTTTTGCTGGACATGCTGTTGTTTTTTTGGGGCTGCCCCAGCCTTTGGCTGGGTCGGGCTGTGTCGTGGCTCGCAGGTCTGCTCGGCCCTGCAGGCAGGCACAGCCTGCCTTTGGTCTGCGGCTGTGCCGCACCACTTTCCATCCCTCAGCCGACGGCCCTTTGGGCCTGCAGGATGCAAAAATGGCCCAAACTCCCCCAATGGATTCCTTAAGGAATCCATTGGAGGGGAGGGTGGGCGGGTTAATATTAAGGAATGAGGAGCGCAGCGACGAATACCGTTCTTACAGCAGCTTGGCAAGGCCTAGCGCTGGGGAGCAGTGCCGCCGAAGGCGGCAGACCGAACAGGCGCAGCCTGTGACAACAAGGCTGAAAGCCGCAGTTCGATGACCAAAGGGAATAACGGCCGAGCAGGCTTGCGAGCTGCGAAACGTAGCGCCGCAGCAAAGCTGCGGAGGCCCCTAATTCAAATAGCGACCTACAATAGGCATTCTGCGGCCCATACCAAAGGCCTTTTTTGAAATGCGGAGGGTAGGAGGCGTTTGGGCTCGCTTAAACTCATTGCGATTGACCATTTTGAGGACTCGGCGGACCAATTGGGCATCAAAACCTTGTTGGATGATCTCTTTGGGGCCTTGTCGGCGCTCAATGTATTGAAATAGAATTTGGTCCAGCACATTGTAGTCGGGCAAACTGTCACTATCAAACTGATCGGGACGGAGCTCGGCACTTGGGGGCTTGGTAATAATATTTTCGGGAATCAATTCGCCCTGCATATTCATAAAGCGGGCAAGCTCAAAAACCTCGGTTTTGTAGAGGTCGCCAATAATGGAAAGTCCACCGGCCATATCGCCATAGAGCGTGCCGTAGCCCACCGCAGCCTCACTCTTATTAGAGGTATTGAGGAGAATATTGCCAAACTTATTGGAAACGGCCATGAGCAGCATGCCACGAGCGCGGGCTTGTAGGTTTTCCTCGGCCAAATCGAAAGCTGTGCCTGCAAAAATGGGGGCCAATTCTTTTTGGTAAGCTTTATAAATCTCCTCAATAAAAATGGTATCGTATTGAATGTTGAGATTTTGGGCCAATTGCCGGGCATCTTGAATAGAATGCTGAGAAGAAAACTGAGAGGGCATGAGCAGGCAGCGCACATTTTGCGGGCCCAAGGCCTTAGCCGCCAAAACAGCTACCACGGCAGAATCAATGCCGCCAGAAAGGCCAAAAATGGCTTTTTTTAGGCCCAATTTGCCAAAATAATCGCGCATTCCAAGAATCAAAGCATCTTCAATCAGCTGCATTTTTTCTTTGTTCTGGGCTTTGGGGGGTTGGCCTAGGCGGACCGATTTAAGGTCAAAGGTTTTGATGCACTCCTCAAAATAAGGCAGCTCTTCAAAAAGCTCCGCATCAGGGGAGAAAACAGCAGAGCCCCCATCAAAAATGATTTCGGTTTGGGCGCCCACATGATTCACGTAGAAAAAGGGCAGCTTGTAGCGCTGTACATTCTCCTTGATAATGGCTAGGCGTTCTTTGGCCTGGGTATAACTAAAAGGCGAAGCTGATAGATTAAGAATAAAATCGGGGCCTTGTTTAAACTGCTCATCAAGAGGGCAGATCGTGTAAAGTGGGTTTTCATTGCCCACATTCCAAATATCTTCACAGATAGAAAGTGCAATTTTATAGCCCTTATATTCGACCAATTTAAATTCGTTGGCGGGCTCAAAATAGCGATACTCATCAAAAATATCATAAGTCGGCAAAAGCGCCTTATGCTGCCGATGTAGAATTTTGCC
This window contains:
- a CDS encoding anhydro-N-acetylmuramic acid kinase: MSSKNYYILGLMSGSSLDGLDLAYCRMQWGPNGLKSWELLTAQSLPYSETWEGRLRALPQQSALTYAKTDQYFGFYMAELVQQFLAQNEIRQLDFIASHGHTVFHEPDKRFGAQIGRGSALAALTGRPVISDFRSQDLSLSGEGAPLAPIADAYLFPGYDYYLNLGGIANLSARAGQNWRAFDFAPANQLLNFLAQEKGAAYDEGGQWAAQGEVQEELLATLLSDPFYQQTYPKSLSNAWVQGPQLRSLAEFEASTEDKLATVCELIGITLRQSILDLQKEEGFGQAGKLLVSGGGAFNHYLLSQLQAYVEDLGIEIFLPENNIIEFKEALLMALLGLLRWEKQTNAWPQVTGAKIASINGGIHWPPPKS
- a CDS encoding NAD+ synthase; this translates as MKIAIAQLNYHIGHFEQNLAKMLRATEEAKGQGADIVVFGELASTGYPARDFLEFDDFIAKSDALVLELAEAAQDIAIVLGAPSRNPVPEGKDLYNSAYFLADGKILHRQHKALLPTYDIFDEYRYFEPANEFKLVEYKGYKIALSICEDIWNVGNENPLYTICPLDEQFKQGPDFILNLSASPFSYTQAKERLAIIKENVQRYKLPFFYVNHVGAQTEIIFDGGSAVFSPDAELFEELPYFEECIKTFDLKSVRLGQPPKAQNKEKMQLIEDALILGMRDYFGKLGLKKAIFGLSGGIDSAVVAVLAAKALGPQNVRCLLMPSQFSSQHSIQDARQLAQNLNIQYDTIFIEEIYKAYQKELAPIFAGTAFDLAEENLQARARGMLLMAVSNKFGNILLNTSNKSEAAVGYGTLYGDMAGGLSIIGDLYKTEVFELARFMNMQGELIPENIITKPPSAELRPDQFDSDSLPDYNVLDQILFQYIERRQGPKEIIQQGFDAQLVRRVLKMVNRNEFKRAQTPPTLRISKKAFGMGRRMPIVGRYLN